The genomic DNA GTTCAAAAACAGCAGGCTTTGCTGGCCGGCAGCCAGTGTGTCACCCAGGGCCGCAATCAGCTTCGGGGCCAGCCAGTGGCCGCGCTCCGGCCCGTCAATGCGCATGTCGATGGTGGCAAGCGCGGGCAGTTCCGCCTCGGCGTAACGCTCGCTCAGTTCCACATGTTTGTAGCGCCCGGTGCGGGCGTTGTTGAGGCTCTCCACAGAAGGTGTCGCCGAAGACAGAATGACCGGAAAACCGGCCCTGTGCGCCCGCACCACCGCCATGTCGCGGGCATGATAGATGGCACCCTCTTCCTGCTTGTAAGCTGGTTCATGTTCTTCATCGACAATCGCCAGGCCCAATTCACGAAATGGCAGAAACAGCCCGGACCGCGCGCCGGCGACGGCCCGCACCGATCCATCGGCCACCCCGCGCCAGACCTGCGCCCGGCGTTTGGGCGGCACATCTGAATGCCATTCAGCCGGGCGCGTGCCGAAGCGGTCGGTAAACCGGTCGAGAAACCCGCTGGTCAGAGAGATTTCCGGCAGCAGCAGCAGCACCTGTTTGCCAAGATCAAGCGCTCTGGCAACTGCTTCAAAATAGACTTCCGTCTTGCCCGATCCGGTAATGCCTTCCAGCAGAATCGGTTGAAATCCACCCGCATCGACTGCCGCCACCAGTACGTCCGCCGCGCCTTGCTGCGCGTCGCTCAATTGCGGAACACCGTAGGATGTATCCGGCGGCAGCAACGCATGCTGCGGCGGCAGCATCACTTTATCCACCGCACCCAGCTTCTCAAGACCGTCTATGACGCTGGTGCCAACGCCCGCCGCTTCGGCAAGGCCGCGTTTGGTCCAGGCAAAGCCTTCCTGCAACTGGTCCAGCACACGTCTGCGTGCCGGTGTCAGCCGCTCAGGCACAACCAGGCCCAGCCGAAAGCCGGGCAGCGGCTTTGCCGGCTCCAGGGCGGCAGGCGCTCGCAGCACCATGCGCAGCACCATACCCAGCGGCGCCAATGTGTAACCTGCCAGCCAGGCGATAAAATCCAGCAGATCATCGCGCAGCGGCGGCACATCATGTTGCGCCAGAACCGGTTTCAGTTTTGCCGAAGGCACATCCGCGTCGTTACGCTGGGACGGCCAGACAACGCCGGTCACCTCGCGCGGCCCCAGCGGCACCACGACAAGCGCACCTGGCTGCAGAACCATGCCATCAGGAACCAGATAGCTGTAAGGCCGGTCAATCGCGACAGGAACCAGCACATCGACAATCGTATTGCTGATATTGTCCGGAAAATCCGGTTGCTTGTTCAGGCGGGTTTTGCTGGCATCCATATCATTGTCTTAGAGCCAGACCGGGCGGCCCTGCAAGACGGATTTGAATGAAGTCGTGAACCCGCCCTGGATTGTTTCCAAGCCAGTGTGAAGCGGTCTAGAATTGCAAACTCAGTTTGGACGCGATCCAATGCTGCGGCGCGCCGCCTTCGCTCGTTACATTTCCCGTAATGGAAAAGGTCGTTTCCCCGAACTGCGCTTCAACGCCAAGTCCCGCCCGCAGCCAGTTCTGCTTGCGCGACCCGGACGCAAAATCAAAGCTTCCAAGACCGATCACCTGCCCGGAAACGGCGCTGCCCTCATCCTCCAGCCGGTGCACAGCTTCAACAGTGCCGGTCAAACTGATTGTCTCGCTGACAGGAACCTTGCCATCCACGCCGACCCGCAATTCATTGGACCGCTCACACCGTCTGTCGAACCGCGCCGGAAACGCTCCGCCTGTTTCAGTATATCCATCCAGACATGCCGATACATGGGATAATTCCGCATAGGGCGAGGTGTATGGCAGCAGATTTTCCCACTGCAGGCGCGCCCGGAGACCGAACCCATAGACATCCGTGCGGCCATCGGAGCTGTCAACCAGCCCGCCATTGATCAGATAATTTCGTGAAATATCCGCCTTACCCAGAAGTCCTGTACCGCCGATCAGTGCCCACAGGCCACCATTTTCCGTCGAATGAAGCTTATGCAGCGCTTCAAATTTGGCATAGGTGCTCAGAACCTCGGTTTTTCCGCCCAGCAGCGTATCTTCTGTCGTACCGGTAATACCCAGCGCCCCGTTGAGCTGGAACACACCGAAATTATGGCCGTATCCAATTTCGCCAAGCGCCACATTACTATCCGTTCTGCCGCGGTCCGTCCGTCCCAGATCACCTCCAAGCCAGACGATCGATTTCCCCACCGGCGTACGCCGGTCAAGCGGACGGCTGCCTGCTCCGTTGAGCAGCAGCCCCAGTCCGCCGACTACAGAATTGTTGGCCGAAGCGGCATTGGCCAGACTGTTTCGCAAATCATTCAGCATGATCAGGCCAGTACCGCCGCCACTGCCACCGCCGCCGCCACCGCCCGTATCTCCACCGCCCGTATCTCCACCGCCTGTACCTCCGCCGCCCGTATCTCCGCCACCTGTACCTCCGCCGCCACCTGACCCGCTGGCAGTTTCACCGGTTCCCCGTGCAATGAAAAGATACTCCTTGCCCGACCAGGGAAAGGTTTCACCAATGATGACGCTGCCATCCTCATTCGCCGCCCGCGCATTGTAAGTGGTTCCGTCGAGGACGCTGGTGGCCCCGCTGTCGCGAAGCCATTGCTCAATGGTCTGCATTCCAGTGGCTTCAGTCCAGCGGAACCCGGCCGGAACACCAGGGCTGTCTGCGCTGCCAACCACAACCAGACCATTGCCGGAGACACCATAGGCAACTGAGCGCCGCTCTTCATTATTGTAGCTGCCAAGTTTGATAACTTCACCACCACGCCACAAAACACCTGTTTGTCCGCTGGCACCGTCTGAGGCTGTACCGACAATCACCGTCCCGTCATTCGACACGTCATAAGCCGCCGAATACTCTTCGCCGGCCAGATAAGGCAGTGGGCTTGTGGTGTTGGTATCCTGGTGCCAGACAAAGGCACGCGTTTTCGTGAAGGAATCTAGATATGAAGACGTTCCGACAACGACCGACCCGTCAAAAGATGCGCCCCAGGCGGTCGCAGTTGTTTCGCGATCATCCATACGCGCCAGACTTTGCATTCCCGCACCGTCAGTCCAGCGGAATGCCGCAGTCCGGGACGCCGATGTATCGAAAGCCCAGCCAACGATGACATTCCCGTCCCCGGAGACGCCATGGGCAATGGAATTATTGTTCCCCAGATGTCCCAGATCCTGAAATCCACCTGTCTGGGTCCAGCGATAGGCTCTGTTGCCGGTACTCGGTGATCCCAGCACGCCATGCGTTGCCGTACCCACGATGACCGCCCCGTCATCGGAGACATCAACCGCATCAAGCTGGAATCCGAGGGTGTTCGCCACTCCGCCGACATTCTGCACACCTGTGGCCTCGGTCCATACAAAGCCATGAGGATCATACGACAACGTACTGTCCGATCCGACGAAGACCGTCCCGTCGGCTGAAATACCGCCCGCCCGGCCAGGTTCCGCAAATACATCTATGCCCTGGCCGGACGCGCCGTGGGAAATCAGGCTTACGCCGCTCACTAATGCGGCTACTCGGAGCCATTTGGGTACGCTTACTGACATGACAAATTCCCCATTGGATCGGACAAGCCAAAAACACGCCTACCCATCGTTGCAAAGTGAATGGAACGGGCCTGCCGGGCTATCCCCCGAACAGGGGAGTTCAGGCGTTTGATGGTGAGCGCAATACGCGCTGTCCGATCATTTTCTCTTCAAAATTCCGGACAGGTTGCAAAACCAGAATTTGGGCCGGTAGAGCCAGAACATTTCACAGGAAATATGAAAGTTGCGCTGTTGATTGCTAAACAATAGTAGCTACGCCAAATCTTCCATAGCGCTGCAATTCAGAATATGCGATTGAACGCCATACCAAGATACAGCCTCTAGAAATACGGAAGGATCCGCCATGAAATTTTTTGTTGATACGGCAGATATCAAAGAAATCACCGAGATGAACGATACCGGTCTGCTCGATGGGGTCACGACCAACCCGTCCCTGATCATGAAATCCGGGCGCGATATCCTGGAAGTCACCAAGGAAATCTGTCAGATCGTCGAAGGCCCGGTGTCCGCCGAAGTCACTGCCACCGAGTATGACGACATGATGAAGGAAGCAGCTGTGCTGGCAA from Pararhizobium sp. IMCC3301 includes the following:
- a CDS encoding primosomal protein N'; this translates as MDASKTRLNKQPDFPDNISNTIVDVLVPVAIDRPYSYLVPDGMVLQPGALVVVPLGPREVTGVVWPSQRNDADVPSAKLKPVLAQHDVPPLRDDLLDFIAWLAGYTLAPLGMVLRMVLRAPAALEPAKPLPGFRLGLVVPERLTPARRRVLDQLQEGFAWTKRGLAEAAGVGTSVIDGLEKLGAVDKVMLPPQHALLPPDTSYGVPQLSDAQQGAADVLVAAVDAGGFQPILLEGITGSGKTEVYFEAVARALDLGKQVLLLLPEISLTSGFLDRFTDRFGTRPAEWHSDVPPKRRAQVWRGVADGSVRAVAGARSGLFLPFRELGLAIVDEEHEPAYKQEEGAIYHARDMAVVRAHRAGFPVILSSATPSVESLNNARTGRYKHVELSERYAEAELPALATIDMRIDGPERGHWLAPKLIAALGDTLAAGQQSLLFLNRRGYAPLTLCRKCGHRFQCENCSAWLVEHRFRGTLACHHCGHTQKKPEACPECHSTDSLVPCGPGVERIAEEVELLFPQARTLMLSSDLQGGVRRMRLELEAVTRGDVDIVVGTQLVAKGHHFPLMRLVGVLDADLALGQGDPRAAERCFQLLAQVTGRAGRAGGSSVGLIQSYQPDHPVIDALVKGEPHLFYERELAERKAGGLPPFGRLAALIVSGEDKAATASHAAALSRAAPRTEGVRVLGPAEAPMSLVRGRHRFRMLARASRGFDLSRYVREWLGAAPKARGSVRVSVDMDPVSFF
- a CDS encoding autotransporter domain-containing protein, with the protein product MSVSVPKWLRVAALVSGVSLISHGASGQGIDVFAEPGRAGGISADGTVFVGSDSTLSYDPHGFVWTEATGVQNVGGVANTLGFQLDAVDVSDDGAVIVGTATHGVLGSPSTGNRAYRWTQTGGFQDLGHLGNNNSIAHGVSGDGNVIVGWAFDTSASRTAAFRWTDGAGMQSLARMDDRETTATAWGASFDGSVVVGTSSYLDSFTKTRAFVWHQDTNTTSPLPYLAGEEYSAAYDVSNDGTVIVGTASDGASGQTGVLWRGGEVIKLGSYNNEERRSVAYGVSGNGLVVVGSADSPGVPAGFRWTEATGMQTIEQWLRDSGATSVLDGTTYNARAANEDGSVIIGETFPWSGKEYLFIARGTGETASGSGGGGGTGGGDTGGGGTGGGDTGGGDTGGGGGGGSGGGTGLIMLNDLRNSLANAASANNSVVGGLGLLLNGAGSRPLDRRTPVGKSIVWLGGDLGRTDRGRTDSNVALGEIGYGHNFGVFQLNGALGITGTTEDTLLGGKTEVLSTYAKFEALHKLHSTENGGLWALIGGTGLLGKADISRNYLINGGLVDSSDGRTDVYGFGLRARLQWENLLPYTSPYAELSHVSACLDGYTETGGAFPARFDRRCERSNELRVGVDGKVPVSETISLTGTVEAVHRLEDEGSAVSGQVIGLGSFDFASGSRKQNWLRAGLGVEAQFGETTFSITGNVTSEGGAPQHWIASKLSLQF